In one window of Nicotiana tabacum cultivar K326 chromosome 12, ASM71507v2, whole genome shotgun sequence DNA:
- the LOC107764881 gene encoding abscisic acid 8'-hydroxylase 2, translating to MELLLHHTSRLLCWFCYIVLYLGLLYLLVQTLKMLCHNTTAKTPAKVPPGNRGLPFIGETINFMAAIKSNKGFYDFVKVRRLNYGNCFKTNIFGQTHVFISSTKAAKKILSKETANFTKRYIKSIAKLVGDQSLLCASHEQHKLIRSHLSTLFTTASLSSMVRQFDELTVNNLSTWQHRSDVIILHEALKITLEAICKMLMNLEGEEELETLHKDVGLIYEAMLAFPIKLPWTRFYKGLQARKRIMRLLDKIIEKRRNSKEKFDDFLAHLLSKDGEESEQENATQLTNQEIKDNILTMIIAGQDTTASAITWMIKYLDENPDALNQLQAEQQALQQKVSSKAHLTLEDLNCMPYASKVIKESLRMASIVPWFPRMALHDCEIEGFTIKKGWNINVDAKSIHFDAMIFHDPNKFIPSRFDVDSKPYSFLAFGMGGRTCLGLHLARAMMLVFVHRLTTSYRWMVIDSDESIEKWTLFSRLKSGCPIRVTCLEEEREFPNASIA from the exons ATGGAGCTACTTCTCCATCACACGTCTCGTTTACTTTGTTGGTTTTGTTACATAGTTCTCTACTTGGGATTGCTATACTTATTAGTGCAAACTTTAAAGATGTTATGCCATAATACTACTGCAAAAACTCCGGCGAAAGTTCCGCCGGGCAACCGAGGATTACCGTTCATCGGAGAAACCATCAATTTCATGGCTGCCATTAAAAGCAATAAAGGTTTCTATGATTTTGTCAAAGTTCGACGACTCAA TTATGGGAATTGCTTCAAAACAAATATATTTGGGCAGACGCATGTATTTATCTCAAGCACAAAGGCAGCAAagaaaattctaagtaaggagaCTGCGAATTTCACAAAGAGATACATAAAGTCAATTGCAAAACTTGTGGGAGACCAAAGCCTTCTTTGTGCTTCACATGAGCAGCACAAACTTATTCGAAGCCATCTTAGTACTTTGTTTACAACTGCATCTCTTTCGTCAATGGTTAGACAATTTGATGAATTGACTGTTAATAATCTTAGCACTTGGCAACACAGATCCGACGTTATTATACTCCATGAAGCTCTAAAG ATAACCCTTGAAGCAATCTGCAAAATGTTAATGAATTTGGAAGGAGAAGAGGAATTAGAGACGTTGCACAAGGATGTTGGGCTGATTTATGAAGCAATGCTAGCATTTCCAATAAAACTACCATGGACCAGATTCTACAAAGGCCTACAG GCCAGAAAAAGAATTATGAGGTTGCTGGACAAGATAATAGAGAAAAGACGAAACTCCAAAGAAAAGTTTGATGATTTTCTAGCTCATCTTTTGAGTAAGGATGGTGAGGAGAGTGAACAAGAAAATGCCACACAGTTAACAAATCAGGAGATTAAAGATAATATACTAACCATGATTATTGCAG GTCAAGATACCACGGCTAGCGCGATTACATGGATGATCAAGTATTTGGATGAAAATCCCGATGCTCTTAACCAACTTCAG GCTGAACAACAAGCCCTTCAGCAAAAGGTTTCCAGCAAAGCACACCTCACGCTAGAAGACCTGAATTGTATGCCATATGCATCTAAG GTTATTAAGGAATCACTTCGAATGGCTTCAATTGTGCCTTGGTTTCCAAGAATGGCACTCCATGATTGTGAAATTGAAG GATTTACGATCAAAAAAGGATGGAACATTAACGTGGATGCTAAATCAATACATTTTGATGCAATGATATTCCATGATCCGAATAAATTCATTCCTTCAAGATTTGAT GTTGATTCAAAACCATATAGCTTTTTAGCATTTGGAATGGGAGGAAGAACATGCCTTGGACTGCATTTGGCTCGAGCAATGATGCTTGTTTTTGTCCATCGTTTGACCACATCCTACAG GTGGATGGTAATAGATTCTGATGAAAGCATTGAGAAATGGACACTTTTCTCAAGACTAAAAAGTGGTTGTCCCATACGTGTTACGTGTTTAGAGGAGGAGAGGGAGTTCCCTAATGCATCAATAGCATAA
- the LOC107820643 gene encoding putative jasmonic acid carboxyl methyltransferase 2, producing the protein MEVMQVLHMNNGEGEYSYAKNSNIQRKIISATNSRLKEAVISILRKNKKMAESIGIADLGCSSGPNALIVVTEVINIIDATCRKSGRSLPELRIYLNDLPGNDFNDIFRSLPEFFHKVKEEKGSENCYVAGVPGSFYGRLFPLKSMHFIHSSSSLHWLSQVPPGLGTNARTTLNKGKLYISSTSPSEVINKYMSQFQKDFFLFLQSRSPEMVAGGRMLLSLMGRSSIDPTAEDGCYYQWELLALALSILVSKVILLNATISLNSTLCDCEDKNGQLCMKSASRGQQVAKTVRAVVESMVESHFGNEIIDDLFKVYSDLVDD; encoded by the exons ATGGAAGTAATGCAGGTACTTCACATGAACAATGGAGAAGGAGAGTATAGCTATGCCAAAAACTCCAATATCCAG AGGAAGATAATATCAGCAACAAATTCAAGGCTTAAAGAAGCAGTGATAAGCATTTtgagaaagaacaaaaaaatggCAGAAAGCATTGGCATTGCTGATTTAGGTTGCTCCTCGGGACCGAACGCTTTGATAGTCGTCACAGAAGTTATAAATATCATAGACGCAACGTGTCGAAAATCGGGCAGATCGTTGCCGGAGTTGAGAATTTATCTTAATGATCTTCCGGGGAATGATTTCAATGACATATTTAGGTCTTTGCCAGAATTCTTTCACAAAGTAAAAGAAGAGAAAGGTTCAGAAAATTGCTATGTTGCAGGGGTGCCTGGTTCATTTTATGGAAGGCTTTTTCCACTAAAAAGCATGCACTTTATTCACTCTTCCTCTAGTCTCCATTGGCTCTCGCAG GTTCCACCTGGTTTGGGTACCAATGCAAGGACAACCCTAAACAAAGGGAAATTATACATATCAAGTACTAGTCCAAGTGAAGTAATCAATAAATACATGTCACAgtttcagaaagacttctttttATTCCTTCAATCACGTTCGCCGGAGATGGTTGCCGGCGGGCGGATGTTGTTGTCTCTCATGGGGAGGAGCTCTATTGATCCCACGGCGGAAGATGGTTGTTACTACCAGTGGGAGCTCCTTGCACTAGCACTTTCTATTTTGGTATCTAAGGTTATTCTCCTAA ACGCTACCATTTCTTTGAATTCTACACTATGCGATTGCGAAGATAAAAATGGCCAATTGTGTATGAAATCAGCATCAAGAGGTCAACAAGTTGCTAAAACAGTTAGGGCTGTGGTTGAATCAATGGTGGAATCTCATTTTGGAAATGAAATTATAGATGACTTGTTTAAAGTGTATagtgatcttgtggatgattag